One region of Etheostoma cragini isolate CJK2018 chromosome 16, CSU_Ecrag_1.0, whole genome shotgun sequence genomic DNA includes:
- the lin54 gene encoding protein lin-54 homolog: MDVVSPDLNSILPDEIMDTEAIEDIPHSQPDSTSVQSEPNDDAPVPMETDTPLTSENLNLCSNVTSTEHTQALTTSTATDTMLSISSGSQLPSSISSTPSSLFTLKPGMASSLANTKTTDSLTGTSISTSGLQKLTAPFTISPANHQFILNKVASSQATEAAKSAGTQTQVIKQEGQKLLVTAIGKSGQPIVLQLPHTGSKPGISQMSGDPKSHAPQFKVVTIGGRSELKPMMGSAGNQVTTLQAQQLKTLQIAKKTPTSSAAPIKFIITKTVNSKGLSPQTTVSPVIAGRALTQNSPGMPPRTITLSESLSSSIQSIAGKKIAISPLKTPSKVTVVSVASPTSNATQKSVALPVNVALGQQILTVQQSTSASPVKGATSQNTAQNIKQVQSVAVGGVGGSQFKTIIPLTSQPNVQQIQVPGSRFHYVRLVTATTASSTGQPSGPSTSSLQTAKPMVVSTGAVRMSVPIVPAQTVKQMAPKPLTSAAVVTTTQTQQRLIMPATPLPQIQPNFTNLPPGTVLAPAPGGGNVGYAVVPAQYVTQLQQAPFVTLASSSGFPQSTAIQTQARLPFNGLSTAESTSRPRKPCNCTKSQCLKLYCDCFANGEFCNNCNCNNCFNNLEHEMERQKAIKTCLERNPEAFKPKIGKGKEGESDRRHSKGCNCKRSGCLKNYCECYEAKIMCSSICKCVGCKNFEESPERKTLMHLADAAEVRVQQQTAAKTKLSSQISDLLMRTTPVISSGGGRMPYTFVTKEVLEATCECLLEQAKKAEQPQVEAERMILEEFGHCLMRIISSAGKAKPDCASINS, from the exons ATGGATGTGGTGTCGCCAGATCTCAACAGCATCCTTCCTGATGAGATCATGGATACCGAGGCCATAGAGGACATCCCTCACTCCCAACCCGACAGCACCTCGGTCCAGTCAGAGCCCAACGATGACGCGCCGGTCCCAATGGAAACGGACACACCCTTGACGTCAGAGAATTTGAACCTCTGTTCAAATGTCACTTCAACAGAACACACTCAGGCTCTCACCACCTCCACCGCCACAGACACCATGCTCAGCATCAGCTCTGGGAGTCAGCTTCCGAGTTCAATTTCCAGTACACCGTCATCCCTTTTTACCCTCAAACCAGGCATGGCTTCTTCCTTAGCCAATACCAAGACTACAGATAGTTTGACTGGGACTAGTATCTCCACAAGTGGATTACAGAAGTTAACGGCTCCGTTTACCATCTCTCCTGCAAACCACCAGTTCATTCTCAACAAGGTGGCCTCATCTCAAGCCACGGAAGCAGCAAAGTCTGCAGGTACTCAAACACAGGTCATCAAGCAGGAAGGACAAAAGCTTTTGGTTACAGCGATAGGAAAGTCAGGGCAACCGATAGTGCTGCAGTTACCCCACACAGGCAGCAAGCCTGGCATTTCACAGATGTCAGGAGACCCCAAATCTCATGCTCCACAGTTTAAAGTGGTGACTATAGGTGGGAGGTCGGAGCTGAAGCCAATGATGGGGAGTGCTGGCAACCAGGTGACCACATTACAGGCCCAGCAGCTGAAGACCTTACAG ATTGCTAAGAAAACGCCGACATCCTCAGCTGCGCCGATCAAGTTTATCATCACAAAAACCGTTAACAGCAAAGGTCTAAGTCCTCAGACAACAGTGTCTCCTGTTATCGCAG GACGGGCCCTCACACAGAATTCCCCGGGGATGCCCCCGAGGACGATCACGCTGTCTGAGTCCCTCAGCTCTAGTATACAAAGCATCGCCGGCAAAAAGATTGCCATTTCACCCCTTAAGACTCCCAGCAAG gTGACGGTGGTATCTGTGGCTTCCCCGACCTCCAACGCCACTCAGAAGTCCGTGGCGCTGCCGGTCAATGTAGCACTTGGCCAGCAGATCCTCACAGTCCAACAGTCCACGTCTGCATCTCCAGTCAAGGGGGCCACCAGCCAAAACACAGCGCAG AATATTAAACAAGTGCAGTCAGTGGCCGTGGGCGGAGTCGGCGGCTCTCAGTTCAAGACCATCATCCCACTGACCAGCCAGCCCAATGTGCAGCAGATTCAGGTTCCAGGGAGCAGGTTTCACTACGTCCGCCTCGTCACAGCCACCACAGCGAGCAGCACGGGACAGCCCAGTGGTCCCAGCACCAGCTCTTTACAGACAG CTAAACCTATGGTGGTCAGTACCGGAGCAGTCAGGATGTCTGTCCCCATCGTCCCAGCACAGACCGTCAAACAG ATGGCACCTAAACCCTTAACATCAGCAGCCGTAGTAACCACCACTCAGACCCAGCAACGCCTCATCATGCCTGCAACTCCACTGCCCCAGATCCAGCCCAACTTCACCAACCTCCCCCCCGGCACCGTTCTGGCCCCAGCTCCAGGAGGCGGGAACGTCGGCTATGCAGTCGTGCCAGCACAATATGTCACACAG CTCCAGCAGGCCCCATTTGTGACCCTGGCCAGCAGCTCTGGGTTCCCCCAGTCCACTGCTATCCAGACTCAGGCCAGATTGCCATTCAATGG CTTGTCGACAGCAGAATCAACTTCAAGACCGAGGAAACCGTGCAACTGCACCAAGTCGCAGTGTCTCAAACT CTACTGTGACTGCTTTGCAAATGGAGAGTTTTGCAATAATTGTAATTGCAATAACTGCTTCAATAACTTGGAACATGAAATGGAACGTCAAAAAGCCATAAAG ACGTGTCTGGAGCGCAACCCAGAGGCCTTCAAACCCAAAATTGGTAAAGGCAAAGAAGGAGAGTCGGACCGTCGCCACAGCAAAGGCTGCAACTGCAAACGCTCCGGCTGCCTGAAGAACTACTGCGAGTGTTACGAG GCGAAGATCATGTGCTCGTCGATTTGTAAGTGCGTCGGCTGCAAGAACTTTGAGGAGAGCCCGGAGAGGAAGACCCTGATGCATTTGGCTGATGCCGCAGAAGTCCGAGTACAGCAGCAGACCGCAGCTAAGACCAAGCTGTCGTCGCAGATCTCAGACCTGCTCATGCGGACGACTCCTGTTATTTCAAGTGGAGGGGGGAG GATGCCGTATACGTTTGTAACAAAGGAGGTGCTCGAAGCGACGTGCGAGTGCCTGCTGGAGCAGGCTAAAAAGGCGGAGCAGCCTCAGGTGGAAGCAGAGAGGATGATCCTGGAGGAGTTTGGACATTGCCTCATGAGGATAATCAGCTCCGCGGGGAAAGCCAAACCAGACTGTGCCTCTATCAACAGCTAG